Part of the Balaenoptera acutorostrata chromosome 17, mBalAcu1.1, whole genome shotgun sequence genome, CAGTATCCCTCACCAGTGGATAATGTAGCatcttaaaattgaaatttatttaaaagtatttaatcCCTAAAATGTCACAAGAAGGAAAGTTAATATAGAAAATGAGATACTGGAGAAGTATAGAAAAATGAGACAATGGAGAAATAAGCATTTAAACTGTCATGAAAATAAGATGCGTAACTGTGCTATAACAGATTGCTGTATTCTAGTTCTTTTGCTAGCGTTAGCAATtaagtacattttaattttaaatttttttactgcAGGAaatggtgctttttaaaaaaaaaacataataatccAACAATGGTGCCAAAGGTTAGTGGTGGAAGTGGCAGGACTAGGAGAGAACTTTCTTGGTTGAGAAGGGAGATGTATGGTAACAATGAGATACTGAGCAAAGGTGCAGGGAGTCTGAAAGTCCCTGTACCATCTGATGACCATAATGAAAGGCCTGTCATATGAGCCGATCAGGAGAGAATAATGTATTAAAACTTTGTCTTTAGTTGCTGTTAGAGATTAAGATCAGTGATGAGGGAAACTgtcagttaaaaagaaataaacatggtTTATTCCTtttgtcattcattcataaaacatttattgagcacctacaatatACCAGGCATGGTCTTAGGGATTCAGAAGtgaatcagaaatattttctttgcttgatGTACTCATAAAAGAGCTTAGGGGGACAGCTGGAGGACGACTTATTGCAATACTATAAGAAAAGTTCCCGAATATATTAATActtctattaaaatataattgtatCACATAATAGGGATCAACCAGCTCTGAACCagtttcacagaggaggtgatgcTTGAATTGGATCTAGAGAGCTGGGAGATGCTGTGCACGAGACCAATATCACATGATACATGGAACTGGTTTTAAGAGTCCAAATTTAGGTGGAGCTATTTACAAACGCATACCAATTATGAAGGTTTAAGCTTCAAGGAACAAAAACTCagacataaaattatttaaataataatggaATTCATTAATTCTCTCAATAAAGATTCCAGAAACAAAGTGTCTTGAGttcttccccctttccctctctgccaTTCTCAGTTTTGACCTCATTTTTGAGTTGGTAACACAATGGATGCAGCAGTTCTAAATGTCATACAAGAAAGCAAAAGTTGTCAAGGAGGGGACTGTCCCTCTACCTCTCGTTGAAGGGTGAGGGAATTTTATAGAAGCCAGAAATTTGACTTTCTCTTTTGTCTCATGGGCCACAGGATTGATTTCTGAATCAATCAAAGGCAGAATAATTGGAACAAAAATGGTTAGACTAAGGGGAGACCTTTGTCACACCACCTCACTGGCAAACATGGCCAGATTTGTATGCTGCCATCTTTCAGGCAGAGTACATACATATCTAGAACCAGTAAAGCAAGATCTTCAGTCATTGGCTCTTTATTTGAGCATCACCTCTGAGTGCACTTTCAACTGCTAAGGCACTTATTTTTAGCCCAGGTCTCAGTTTCCTGAAACTGACTCTAAGGTTTTCGCTTCCCCTGTTTTGCCCTCCAGATAATTTAATAACTATTTCACCTCTAAAGATATTGCATTATAAATATCTTCTTTACATGTTTtcataaaaagaaattctttatcCCACTTAAGATATAACTTTGTGGTGCCAAAAcatcaacctttttttttaaaaaaaaaatgctttttcaaCAAAGAGATGATTTGAATGAAGATTTCTTTGACATGAAGGAATATTTGACCCAGGCAGATAATAGTATGAATATTCTTCTTCTGGTGCCTGGCACTCTAATACTCCAGCCTTCTTTAAAACAACTGGAGTTCAAAGCTGTGATATAAATCTATAGCCTCTGAATCCAATCCTTCCTAGTAAAGGCCTTACCTGCAAGTTCACTTCCATTACTTGGGTTGCAGAAGATGATTTCAGAAGTAATTGCACAGATATTTAAATTATCTGctgcctttgtctttcttttagaCTGCAGATATCAAAATATCATATTTCTCCCTAAAACTTCCTCTCATAATTTCAAGTGGTATATTTTAATATCAGGATTTCTTTATAAGCCTAAAAGATGAATGTTCCAAGCATAGCTCCACCTCCTTTTTAGGGTTTAAATTACAAAACATCATCAATGATAATTGTTACTTTTCTTCCCAGTCCGCAATTACTCTTAATTAACAAcaatgataatattaataatacccTACATCTCATTCCAACCAACTGTAGACATTTCAGTTACACTAAGTAATATCAATTCATCAACCCTGCAAGGAAGGGAGGGGCAGATATTATTTTAATGAAGAGGGTACTCTGGCACTGTGACTTGTCCAAATAAAAAACAGCTGAGGTAGACCAGTCAAGCATGTCTTTGTATCAGGTGGGAAAATACCTCAGTCAGGTGTTCATTAGACATTTGTGGGGATATTCCTTCAGAGTTGACTCAGCATTCATAGTTCAAAATGCTGATCTCTATTGAAAATTGTCTTCATTCCACAAGTAATATTTATCAGGTGACTCAGGTTACAAATCTGTTTGCTAGAAGCTATAATCATTGACTTAAATTCAACTTAGcctgttaattttctgtttctttatttggaGGTAAATAAAATGAGTCAATGCTGGTGCCTAGAATATTTTGTCTTGCTGCTGCCCATTGGCCATTTCAGAAGAGTCACATGATTGCCTAAGTTTCTTTGGCTTTTGGTTGTGAGCGCCTCTTCTCAGCAAGCTTTCCATCATGACTGAGCCCTTTTTGGGAACCTGGAAGCTGGTCTCCAGTGAAAACTTTGATGAATACATGAAACAACTGGGAAATACCATTACAAGATTTGGAAACTGGCAATGCATTTTGTGATATGGTTGGGTTTGCACTTTACAATGAATTTTTCAACAATTCTCTCATTCATTTGTGATCCTAGGGTATATTCAAATGAGGTTAACAAAGTTTGTGTATCtacttttacctttttattaCCAGTAATAATTATCTCTTTTTGGAATACTAGGCTCACAGATGCTTCCTTCTAGgtattatctatatatttaaacaaTTTATCCTTTTAGAAAATACTTCATCTTACTCCCATGATCGAGTTTATTTTTAGCTTGGTCATTTCATTAAGTAGCTTTTCTCTGCCCCCCATTATAGACAGTAATACCTATCTATGATTAAATTTATCAAGTAAATTTGTTTCAAGGTTTGCTTTAAGTTATAACTTCAAAAGAGCAATAGCATCAAACAAAATTTCTAGTTGGTTAATTTTAAGAGTTCTGATGCATGTGGGAggtttttaataacattatttggaagagtttcaaatgttttattggagaaatagaacatttttacTCATGGAATTTCTTACCATTGGGTATTTCCTCAGAAGTATAAACTCTATGCACACTTTAGTTCTTACTCAAATTGAATAAACATCATTTATAATGGCTCAGATCTATAATAACTAAACTAGTCTTTACTAATGTTAGAAGAATagtaattatttaacatttaattaattttaaacatttaattaagaGAAACCTCTCTTATAATAAACTGCATATaaagtcaaaaaaatttttaatcttacttttttttaaaaaattgtctgaaATGATCAATACATAATAAGTCAACGTGTTCATAATGtaatatttgttcctttttctttagtATAAACTCTCTCAGAAAGTAATAAAAAACGTTTCCCTATCTCTTCATGGATTCATGGACTCacctgttttgagttaatttttttttttaataataaataattaaataaatttggggGCATCTAAGAAACTTGGGGCTGATGGCAAAAGTAGCCATGTTTTGACTGGGAGCTGGTCTCAAGCAGAGTGCAAGAGAGAATAACCACTGAGTACATACtatgtgccaataccatgctaaGTCCTATCATTTAATCTCCAACACACCTATGAGGTGAGTACTATAATTACTCACATTTTACTACTGAGAAAGCTGAAGtttagagaaaagggaaataatgTGGCCAAGCTAACAAGTGGCAAAGTTGGAACTCGGGTTTTAACCTCCTCACTCCTCACTCTTTTGTGATCCATGTCTAACACTGCTTTTCTGTGGTCAGAGGCATCCTGTCCAACCGCAATATGAATGTGAAATCGAGTTCTATATCGATACTAAGAGTCGGGTGTCAGCCCTTCTGCCCACCAATTGCAGGAGTCAAGTTAAACAATGGACAATCCCCAACCTGAACAACAGGACCAGGTTCTCAGCCAAATTGTCCAATTTGCCTACCCCCTCTTTACTCATCCAGATCTGAAATTTATCTGCAAATAAGAGAGAAGCTTGGACTTTATGTCATATTCTTTTAGAGTAGATTAGATACTTTGAAAattgcacttctttttttttttttaaagaagaaaagtgtgCTAAAATTCTTGGACAATTAGAAAACCTGTGCTTAAATTTCAGCTCTGCTAATTACCAGACACATCACCTAGAACAAGCCTCTCTACCTCTCTGGGACTCGGTgtattcatctctaaaatgaggataataacatcCCCTGCGTTGTTGTTGCAATATTTCATGAGGTAAAGCCCAAGCATATGACCGAAAGGcaccatacaaatatatattttagattaagTGCAAGAGTCTCAGAAAGTTAATTTAACTTTCAAAATGTCAAGTATAATTACTAGACATATATTCTGATTGGGAGTTTTGGCTCAATCCAGCTGTCACAGAGAGCATTGAAGAAAATATGGCGTATTATCCAAAACTTCAATGGGGGAAGGATGCattctttttaaattgctttccaaaatgaTTGTTAGCACTTCTTCCTAAACATCTTAAGaaggtgttttgttttctctACTCATTGAACTCTCTTCTCACTCATTCCTACAGGAGTGAGTGCTGCAGTCCAGAGCCTTGCTGGGTTGGCAAAGCCAAGAATCACTATTAGCACCGACAGGGATAAGGTTAACATCAAAACAGAAAGTTCTTTCAAAAATACTGAGATATCCTTCAAGCTGGGAGAAGAATTTGATGAAACCACATCAGATAACCAGAAAGTAAAGGTAAGAACTAAATCTTCCCGGTCCACAATCAGGAAAAATCTAGAAGGTGGTTAGGCACAGTTAATTCTAATTTGATTAATTACCCAGTCAGCTTGGGCTTGTTTTGTTAATTAATATTGCACAATGCTAAAGTCAATTCTTTTGCAAATGATTCAGGGTCCCAAAACTCAACTTATTTTCACTGTTTCTCTGATCTCTCTTTGTCATTGTATAAAAGAGCATATAAAATGATTATTCACAAATAGTTTAGGTATTGCTTACCTGGGGGGAAAGAGCATTACTCGAATAATCTCTTGAGACTTCCCTAGTTTGATGGTATTAAATTAGGACAAGAACTGTTGTAAGAATTTTggagaaaagaatttcaaaactGGAATTAAAAAGTAGGTGTCTAGTCTTGTGTGGATTAGAATGTAGTGAATTGCTATTTCTGACTGATTCCTTTCTGCATTTATAGAGCATCATAGCATTAGATGGTGGCTCAATGATTCATTTCCAAAAATGGCTTGGCAAAGAGACAACAATCAAAGGACAAATTGTAGATGGAAAAATGGTAGTGGTgagttttctctaaatttaatatttttagaagctCCTATTTGAGGCATGCCTTTCAAATTACTCAATTGTCTTGTATCTCAAATAGAGGGTCTGGGGAAAGAGGGACAGATCAAATTTAACATGTCATGTACCAACTCTAATAGATCCCTCTTTGCTTTTAGGAATGTATCATGAATAATATTGTCAGCAttggaatctacaaaaaggtaTGAAGAAACTGTATGCGTCAGTGAAAACTTGTTCACTAACAGGAAACTGGGACTTGAAGAAGATGTGTCTCAGagccactgattttttaaaaaattactcaacATAAATTTGCCCAATAAAACCAAATTAAGTGCAGTTTTGGAGCTGTGTAATCTTGAGGGTTAGGGACAATCTGATAAATTGGTGAGACAAGAAACTTGTCTCTGGTGTAATTGTAAGATCACCAAAGTGCCCTTTATTCTTTGTACACCTGAATTCTGCAGTCACTGATTTTCCTCTAGTGGACCCATTCCATTTAGGTTAATGCTTTCTGTCAAAGGGTGCTCTGTTGAAATTCATGTGACCTCAAAGGTGGATACATTATAATTATTGGAACCCACTTTGGGCatcacagattttgaaaatcaacgttgctttttattttttatttttgcagaagGCTGACCATGCATAAAGTAGAtaggatagatagatggatagatagatagatagatagatagatagatagatagatagatagatgagagagagagagattacaaAATAGAGCCTGGACATTATACACTGTGCGTGAATTTTTATAGAACATTTAAAGCAATCGTTATCTTACTTTTccataaacttatttaaaataatcaggCTAGTGCATCAGTCACCGTTTCGTACAACTTAGTCTTTGCAGAATGATATTTTAGTAAATGCCAGTCCAGAATTTCTAAATGCCAGTAGGAATATAATTATTACAGCTACACAAAGTCCCTCAATAGTTTCACCAAGTACTGTTGCTAGGAAGTACTCTCAGGGCTTAGAGCAAAACAGAGTAATataggtaaaatttaaaaattgagggtATTTGTAGCagtgggaggaggaaaaggaaaaagaggaagaactaCGTAAATCTCATGTTGCAACTTGAACTTAAAACCAGATGAAACGTACGTTGGTGAAACGTAACTCCTGAGGATAGTGTTAAATATGTGCTAATTTGTCATCTAAACTGGGTAAGAAGTGAAAAGTGGAAAGGGGCACTTTCAATAATTACACCTGGGCAGAAAGCATAAACTGGGACTGTCCTAGGCAAACTGGGAGGTATGGTCACCTCAGTAAGGATAAAATTAAAGAGTAATGTACAAAAGGACTGAGCATAGTGTTGGGACAATAGCTGAATTATTGTCCAAGGAAAGGAACTAGGCTGTCATATTAAACCCTGAAGACCTCTGAGGATACAGCTGTGCACTTGAAGTGATGGGTTTGGTAGTAGCCACACAACTGCCAGATCTGGCCAATGACAGTCATCCCCCTATGACTTGTCCCTGTCCTTCTTAAAGGACTCAAGTGTGTACAAAATGTACCTGTGCTTGTTTGCCAGAAGTCAAAGGGGATTTCAGCCCCCAAGGTAGCGTCCTGTGTACAAAGGGGAGCAGAGGCCAATGTCTCCTTCATCAGAGGATGGTCTCTGCAATGGGGCTGCAGATGACAGCACTTAAGCAACAACTCAGATCAAGGGTCAAAATGTTTTCCACAACCATTAGGAAGAGGGTATTCTTCTAAAAAGCACTAGGCACTTATTTAAATCTTAGTCTTTACAGAggcaaaatttataaaagaataatatagTTCTAAATTTTCAAGACATTTCTCTTCTCATAAATGTCACAGCTCAAGTACACACAGcctaaatgagaaataaaatcctGCTGTGGTGTCTTTAGTAGGTAGAATCAAACATGCTACTCCTGAGGAACTCACTCATCCAGCAAGTTCTTATTCAGTGACCACTGTTTGTTCAATACTGTATTAGGTGATGGCAAACAGCAATAAGTTAGAGATGGAGTTCACAACTGCCTTTTTTTGTTACAAGTAGCAGAGGCATGTTGAAACcccattgcttttatttttattctcagtcAAATCGTGTCAAAATTcctgtaagaaaaaaattcattaaagttTATACTGAGAATTATTAGTCTTTACTAAGGACATTCACATGATCAGTCTCTTGGTATATCTGACTTTCCTTCAAAAATAGTCATTATCTATCTAGAAGTAAATCACATGTCGTATTGGTCAAGTTGTACTGGATTTATAGAAAAGGGATAATAATGACACTTTTCATTATGCAATAAAAAGCCATTACTTACTCACTTTCCAAAAGGGTTTGAAGTAGAGGAAGTGAGAGAAGATTTTataaaccacaaaggaaaatatatatttatttttgaatatttttagacTGAATAACTTACTagtaaactatattttaaatccaCACTGAAGTTTACAGGAGAGTATTAATTATCCAAAGATCAACCATACTAAAATCAAGATGAATACTATTATCAAAGACTAACTCACCAGCTTTCTTCTTTAGCTACCCAAAACTATTAAGTAAACCACtgacaaaaataatttgttttgaaCACTTagtgtatttaattttcatatttttgcacAAAAGTGCAATAAACATAAAAGGACATGATTTGATAGTCATGAAAAGACAACTGACTACTCCAAAGATAGTAACAGAAAATAGATGGAAACTTAGGATGAAGAAATCGGGACATAACTGAATCCTCAAGTTATGGGTCTTAAGATTTCTATTTTAAACACTTACAGGGATATATAATCTGTCCACTTTGAAGTTTGGTATCTAGATCATGTGTAATTTTTGGAGAGggacagggtggggagggaccATCCAACCACCAGCCCCGTGACAAGAGGAGGTGCCTGTTATGCCAGAGACACATTGCAGGGAAGTGAAATGGATGGAGTTTGAGAACCaggcagagcagggcttgaaTCCTGCTTCTGCCACTGACAGCTTTGTGAGCTTGCATGAGCTGCTCACCCACTTTAgttttttcctttgcaaaatgGAAACCATCTACTTCACAGTGTTGTGATGAGGGAAAATGAGACATTCTGCAATGGACCAGCACAGGGAATCCCTCACGTCTTCTCATTTTCCCCACATCCCCCTCCCAGATAATAAGGCAACTAGAATGCAAAGAATAGGAACCATGGAACTGAAGGTGTGTGCACTAAAACAGTGGGCAGAAGAAGTCGGATCAGAAGAGTGTCACAGCAGAGGTAGGCAGGGTCTAGAAGCAACTGATCAGTTAGAAATGGGATTTGGGGAAAATGGATTCCTGTTTACTTTGTAAAATAGAGTTCAGGTGTCAATACGTAAGTTACAAAACAATTTcacaaaagttttctttttttgatcctCAGAACAGTCAGTATTGTACAGGTGATAAAACTGCAACCCAAATGTCATCCATCTGGTAGATGGTAAAGCTAAACCAGAACTTATTCCAAGTTTATTATAACATTCTCTCAAAAGATAGACGTTAAGATAGATATTCAGACATAATGTCAGGACTCAGTGTGCCAAGATTTGAATGCATCAGAGATAGTTAATCGCCCACTAGAAATCTGGGCTTGTCCTTCCATAGTATAGCATTGGTATTGAGAAGAGTCTGCAAGGTAGGCACTACTCAGTACCCACCCTGTCTCCATGGGGTCATGTGACTACTTCCTGCATTGGAGTGTGAGTGGAAGTGAAGTGTGCCACTTCTGGGTCAAGAGAGTAAAGAGGCAAGTGCAACCTTTTTcgtctcccccaacccctgcctgcTTGGAGGACTGGACTCAAACCTGAAGAGTGGCGTAGGCATGAGATGAATGGATCCAAAGCCTCTGAGTCACCTCATGGAGAAAAGCTACCCATAGACCAGGAGCACCTGCAGTGGACATGACAgggagcaagaaataaacttctgggTTAAGGCTCTGAAATCCTGGAGTTCATGACAGCAGCTAACATTACTCTGAGTCGGTGTGCCACTTAAGAGATTGCATTTGCACTGTGTATCCCGTCATGAGCATGTTATAGGCTAGAATTTAACTACAAAATTAGTTTTCAATTGTTTGAAGGAAGGAATGGGTtggcatgaataaatgaaagtacaGTTTAAACATGAATTGATTCTCTGATCTAACTTTAATCTAAAATAtgtgtttagggcttccctggtggcaccatggttaagaatccacctgccaattcaggggacacgggtttgagccctgatctgggaagatcccacatgccgcggagcaactgatcctgtgcgccacaactactgaacccacatgctacaactactgaagccctcacgcctagagcccgtgctccacaacaagagaagccacctcaatgaaaagcctgtgcaccgcaacgaagagtagcccccgctcaccacaaatagagaaagcctgcacgcagcaacgaagacccagtgcagccaaaaataaattaaaaaaaaatgtgtttacacgtgtgtgtatgtatatatgtatatatacacatatatatatatgtgcaaacCACATTTTCTATCAAGGCCTTTATACCATCTCAATTATTGAAAAATTTTGTAAAACAATCAAGGAAATAAAGTAGGAAATAAAGTTGGCAACCTGGATAACACACGATTAGAAAATCATCTGAATTTTTGTGAGTTTATATTTGTTCCTTATGAAATAAagctacacacatacatacagacacactcacacactttTCACTATGCTTTGCAAGTGAATTCTTTTTAAGGGATTCCTTTCTCCCATAGGCTATAAGGGAACAGATGGCCGAGTCCTAAAAAGTGTTTCCTACAGCTCTTTGTGCTAATGCCTGAAAAGTACAACCTATTTTAATGCTATTAATATCACTTTCTCTCAAGAGGAAATGCAAATGGAGTAGAAAAAACTGTGACCAGCTCATCATACCTTGTAATGACTAGAGGAAAACAGGGAAATGCAGAAATTCTGTCTCTGGTTCCTTCCCCAGTGAATGAGTAACCAGTTCTCGGGTGTTCTGTTAGGAATAATGATGTGAAATCTTAGACCAGTCTTTGGAAAAGAGGTCGTGTATGTTCAAGTCTAGGAAAAACAAAGCTAATTGCATTGTTTGGAGGAATCACAAACTACTTCTTCCCTCTATTTATTGccattcaaaaaaagaaaagctattaaCTTCCTTTGGGCAGCATAATGCAACTGTCACCATAGTAACTAAAAGATCAAATACCCACTGGTGGCTGAGAAAGCTCCAAGAAATGGTTTTCATTAAGAAAGCAACTTTAATCTCAACAGTTCTAAGACGAGAGAAAAACAGTTATTTGAAGCATGAAAGAGGACGCTATCAAGCCTGAATTGCCATTGTCACCTTTTGTCAAATATATGTCTGGAGGGGCCCAGATGCCCTAGTGGCTGAGTTCTGAAGATAAATAAGACAATTGGTCTCAGGGCATCTGGTGTCTAAGAAATTACAGAAGGTATCGTCCTACATAGAAACGGTTCATTGGCTCTTTAATGTCATTCATTGCCTCCATCTGTAAATGATAGAAAATAAGAATCGGATATTCTAAAATGTCTCTAAATGTCTGTTTAACGTGTCTCCCTTACTGGAGTATAAGGCCCATGAGGGCAGAAACTGTTGCTGTTTCACTCACCATGTTATCTCCAGTGCTACTACAGTTCAATAAATTCATGTTGAGCAATTATCTGCATGCATGCAGGTGAGAATATGTACAACGAACCTTGGAATTATTTTACATGCACTTTCCTAGTATTGtgataagatcatgtcatcttgAATATGGAAAGAacaacctgctttttttttttttaaattaattaatttatttatttattggctgtgttgggtcttcgttctgtgcgagggctttctctagttgcggcaagcgggggccactcttcatcgcggtgcgcgggcctctcactatcgtggcctctcctgttgcggagcacaggctccagacgcgcaggctcagtagttgtggctcacgggcctagttgctccgcggcatgtgggatcttcgcagaccagggctcgaacccgtgtcccctgcaatagcaggcagattctcaaccactgcgccaccagggaagcccgaacaaCCTGCTTTTACCACTGACCAAAGCAATGACTAAATGAAGGAATGGGCACTACAACTAAGTTTTACACTTAGGTATAACTCACAGCCTTGCTCTTTCCACACCTCCAGAGCatataaagaaaagggaaggaagagaaggaaggggacaggaggagagaggaagtttAGGAAAATCATATTATTGATTATAAGCACGAATTTTAGATGCTTTCACATTTGTTATATGATTTAATGTAAAGAAAGTCCCTCATAAGtagaaaatttacattttcttcattcattcagtcagtaaaCAAATGATTACCTACTGTATACATGCATGGTGTTAAGTACTTGGAATATTATGTGAATAAAATCACATATTGTCCCCACGCACATGGAATCAAGACTTCAGTGCATGACATACgtattaatgaaataatgcccaaaatcaatacaaattaacatgttaatgaattaattaattaattgcagTAACTGTTAAATGAGGATATACTAGAAAAGGGTAGGAAAAATGGCTGAATTGAAATCTAAAGGATGTCTCTCCAAAGGTAGAATGAGCTGAAAGTTAAGGATTTATCCAATGGGagtggtt contains:
- the LOC103004906 gene encoding fatty acid-binding protein 9, with product MTEPFLGTWKLVSSENFDEYMKQLGVSAAVQSLAGLAKPRITISTDRDKVNIKTESSFKNTEISFKLGEEFDETTSDNQKVKSIIALDGGSMIHFQKWLGKETTIKGQIVDGKMVVECIMNNIVSIGIYKKV